A genomic segment from Microtus ochrogaster isolate Prairie Vole_2 unplaced genomic scaffold, MicOch1.0 UNK8, whole genome shotgun sequence encodes:
- the Cavin2 gene encoding caveolae-associated protein 2, whose translation MGEDAVQAEKFQHPNADALQEKPPSPSPMPSSTPSPSLNLGSTDEAIRDNSQVNAVTVHTLLDKLVNMLDTVRENQHNMEQRQINLEGSVKGIQNDLTKLSKYQASTSNTVNKLLEKSRKVSAHTRAVRERLERQCVQVKRLENNHAQLLRRNHFKVLIFQEESEIPASVFVKEPVPAPVEGKEEFAEENKSLEETLHNVELSSDDELPCDEEGLEDSAKEKLEESRAEKIKRSGLKKVDSLKKAFSRQNIEKKMNKLGTKIVSVERREKIKKSLASTHQKASSGITSSFKVSPLSFGRKKVREGESSAENETKLDDQSSITEGVSEASLPSGSAEDGEKPALKGNSSGVASNADLTIAEDEEEEPVDLQQMQQGYDESGYALDSEEMEGSGEKQVQPVDQTA comes from the exons ATGGGAGAGGACGCTGTACAAGCCGAAAAGTTCCAGCACCCAAATGCGGACGCACTCCAGGAGAAgccacccagccccagcccaaTGCCTTCCTCTACACCGAGCCCCAGCCTAAACCTGGGCTCCACAGATGAGGCCATCCGGGACAACTCGCAGGTGAATGCTGTGACCGTGCACACACTCCTGGACAAGCTCGTCAACATGCTGGACACCGTGAGAGAGAACCAGCACAACATGGAGCAGCGGCAGATCAACCTGGAGGGCTCCGTGAAGGGCATCCAGAACGACCTCACCAAGCTCTCCAAGTACCAGGCCTCCACCAGCAACACGGTGAACAAGCTGCTGGAGAAGTCTCGCAAGGTCAGCGCTCACACGCGCGCCGTCCGGGAGCGCCTGGAGAGGCAGTGCGTACAGGTGAAGAGATTGGAGAACAACCACGCCCAGCTCCTCCGCCGCAACCACTTCAAAGTGCTCATCTTCCAG GAAGAAAGTGAGATCCCTGCCAGTGTGTTTGTGAAGGAGCCCGTTCCCGCTCCCGTAGAAGGCAAGGAGGAGTTTGCTGAGGAAAATAAGTCCCTGGAGGAGACCCTGCACAACGTGGAACTCTCCTCCGATGACGAATTGCCCTGTGACGAGGAAGGCCTGGAAGACAGCGCCAAGGAGAAGCTGGAAGAAAGCAGGGCGGAGAAAATAAAGAGATCCGGTCTGAAGAAAGTGGATAGCCTCAAGAAAGCGTTCTCTCGCCAGAACATCGAGAAAAAGATGAACAAGCTGGGCACAAAGATCGTATCTGTTGAGAGGAGGGAAAAGATTAAGAAATCGCTCGCATCCACCCACCAGAAAGCCTCTTCGGGGATAACCTCCTCTTTCAAGGTTTCTCCCCTGTCCTTCGGGAGGAAGAAAGTCCGAGAGGGAGAAAGCTCTGCAGAAAATGAGACCAAGTTGGACGACCAGAGCTCCATCACAGAGGGTGTTTCCGAAGCCTCCCTCCCCAGTGGCAGCGCGGAAGATGGTGAGAAGCCAGCCTTGAAGGGGAACAGCTCCGGCGTGGCCAGCAATGCTGACCTGACCATTGCGGAGGACGAAGAGGAGGAGCCGGTGGATCTGCAGCAGATGCAGCAGGGGTATGATGAGAGTGGTTACGCACTCGACTCCGAAGAGATGGAAGGATCCGGTGAGAAACAGGTTCAGCCGGTGGACCAGACTGCCTGA